The Lycium barbarum isolate Lr01 chromosome 9, ASM1917538v2, whole genome shotgun sequence genome has a segment encoding these proteins:
- the LOC132611443 gene encoding uncharacterized protein LOC132611443 has translation MINEIASGNDLHGGAQPELGFDNPYGQMVLDAAGPNFGQGSSSQSYSNIEPDSYHPCEPSMEEEPNPSMKEDPNPSMEEEPNLESQRFYDLLRAADADLYPGSSLSQLAVVSRMLNIKMENTMSQRGYNQMMQLLKEALPEDNKVLDSYYQTKKLVRSLGLPVEKIDCCDSGCMLYWGDDAPYIL, from the coding sequence ATGATCAATGAGATAGCTTCTGGCAATGATTTGCACGGTGGTGCTCAACCTGAATTGGGATTTgataatccatacggacaaatGGTCTTAGATGCAGCTGGTCCCAACTTTGGTCAGGGTTCGAGTTCGCAATCTTATAGCAATATTGAACCTGATTCTTATCATCCTTGTGAACCTTCAATGGAGGAGGAGCCTAATCCTTCAATGAAGGAGGATCCTAATCCTTCAATGGAGGAGGAGCCTAATCTTGAGTCCCAGAGATTTTATGATTTGCTACGAGCTGCTGATGCCGACTTGTATCCCGGTTCTTCTCTCTCTCAACTTGCAGTAGTCTCCAGGATGTTAAATATTAAAATGGAGAATACTATGTCACAGAGAGGTTATAACCAAATGATGCAATTGTTGAAAGAGGCTTTACCTGAAGATAACAAAGTGCTTGATAGCTATTATCAGACTAAGAAACTAGTGCGTAGTTTGGGTTTGCCAGTTGAAAAGATTGATTGTTGTGATTCAGGATGTATGTTGTATTGGGGTGATGATGCACCTTACATCTTGTAA